Proteins found in one Silene latifolia isolate original U9 population unplaced genomic scaffold, ASM4854445v1 scaffold_20.1, whole genome shotgun sequence genomic segment:
- the LOC141638344 gene encoding ethylene-responsive transcription factor ERF027-like, producing the protein MADQSHSSNVNEQNRHYPLSIPIPPNIDQRDQSSMVVNNWTSSRFQQIDQAGTKMPASASKSPTGKHPFYRGIRTRGGKWVSEIREPKKTNRIWLGTYPTPEMAGAAYDVAALALKGSEAVLNFPDYVSRYPVPATNAPGDIREAAAAAADMRRPEEKKTTEETTTEKGGGSGGGGGGKVEEEEFVDIEALFDMPNLLVDMAGGMMVSPPRLTAATGDDYDDDDYDGCYNLWSYDK; encoded by the coding sequence ATGGCTGACCAATCTCATTCTTCAAATGTGAACGAACAAAATCGACATTATCCGCTCTCGATACCAATCCCGCCTAATATTGATCAACGTGACCAGTCTAGCATGGTCGTAAATAATTGGACATCGAGCCGATTTCAACAGATTGATCAAGCGGGGACTAAGATGCCTGCGTCAGCATCTAAGTCCCCGACAGGAAAGCACCCGTTCTACCGAGGGATTAGGACCCGAGGTGGGAAATGGGTCTCGGAGATCCGAGAACCCAAAAAAACTAATCGAATATGGTTAGGCACCTACCCCACTCCTGAAATGGCGGGGGCTGCCTATGACGTGGCAGCCCTGGCCCTGAAAGGGAGTGAGGCCGTGTTGAACTTCCCAGACTATGTTTCCCGGTACCCGGTCCCAGCGACCAATGCACCGGGAGATATTCGGGAGGCGGCGGCTGCCGCGGCTGATATGAGAAGGCCTGAGGAGAAGAAGACGACAGAGGAGACGACAACTGAGAAAggaggtggtagtggtggtggtggaggtggtaaggtagaggaggaggagtttgtggaTATAGAAGCATTGTTCGATATGCCTAACTTGCTTGTTGACATGGCAGGAGGAATGATGGTTAGTCCACCTAGGCTGACCGCCGCCACCGGtgacgattatgatgatgatgattacgACGGATGTTATAATCTATGGAGCTATGATAAGTAA